A single Brachionichthys hirsutus isolate HB-005 chromosome 17, CSIRO-AGI_Bhir_v1, whole genome shotgun sequence DNA region contains:
- the gsg1l gene encoding germ cell-specific gene 1-like protein, producing MKTTRRCRTLTSVGLNFFALFFSISAFATTYWCVGTQRVPKPKCSKLRTHQCIDYGVNETDPNKVVYSWETGDDRFLFRQFHTGIWLSCEENIHDESERCRSFIDLAPASEKGMLWLSLVSEILYIVLLLVGFSLMCLELVHSSNVIDGLKLNAFAAVFTVLSGLLGMVAHVMYTQVFQVTVSLGPPDWRPYNWDYGWSFCMAWASFTCCMGASVTTINSYTKTVIEFRRKRKTFEQSIREEHAREAFGYFQEHSVHSVSKSVDFYPGHTPKSGRRTPLPGDALDLSDIAGSLGEEQC from the exons ATGAAGACGACGCGCCGATGCAGGACCCTGACGTCAGTCGGCTTGAACTTCTTCGCCCTGTTCTTCTCCATCAGCGCGTTCGCGACGACCTACTGGTGCGTGGGCACGCAGAGAGTCCCCAAGCCGAAGTGCAGCAAGCTGAGGACGCACCAGTGCATCGACTACGGGGTGAACGAGACCGACCCCAACAAGGTGGTGTACAGCTGGGAGACCGGGGACGACAGGTTCCTGTTCAGACAGTTCCACACCGGCATCTGGCTGTCGTGCGAGGAAAACATCCACGATGAAA GTGAGCGATGCCGAAGCTTCATCGACTTGGCCCCTGCATCAGAGAAAG GGATGCTCTGGCTGTCGCTGGTTTCTGAGATACTCTACATTGTCCTGCTGCTTGTGGGCTTCAGTCTCATGTGCTTAGAGCTCGTCCACTCCAGCAACGTCATCGATGGTCTCAAGCTCAATGCCTTCGCCGCCGTCTTCACCGTCCTATCAG GTCTTCTCGGGATGGTGGCTCATGTGATGTACACGCAGGTCTTCCAGGTCACTGTCAGCCTCGGACCGCCCGATTGGAGGCCATACAACTGGGACTACGGCTGGTCTTTCTG CATGGCCTGGGCTTCCTTCACCTGCTGCATGGGCGCTTCGGTCACCACCATCAACTCCTACACCAAGACCGTCATTGAGTTCAGGCGCAAACGCAAGACCTTTGAGCAAAGCATCCGAGAGGAGCACGCACGGGAGGCGTTCGGATATTTCCAGGAACACTCTGTGCACTCCGTCTCCAAATCTGTGGACTTCTACCCCGGACATACCCCGAAAAGCGGCAGGAGAACCCCCCTCCCTGGTGACGCTTTAGATTTGAGTGATATTGCAGGGTCTTTGGGGGAGGAGCAGTGTTGA